CGAGCCGGGCGGGTTTCCCGAAGCAAGGCGGCTGCGCAATGCCTGCTGCATGTTGCCACCGGATTGCCCCCCAACCGCACTGTCCTGCCAACCGAAGCCTTTCGCAGCGAGAGCTTCGCGAACGACATTCAGGGCAGCGGCTTCACTTTCGGCGACCCAGTGGTGCATGACCTCCAACCTTGTCTCGGCCTGGGCGGGCATCGCGGCCATCAGCGCGAGAGAGCTTGCGAGGAAAGATGAATAAAGGCTCTTCATTGGGAATCTCCCTGATTTCATGAGGAATGGAAGTCCGGCGGCGTTCTGCTCTTCTCGGACCGTTTAAGTTCAGGCCTCGACAGCGGCGCCGTACTCCACGTTTCGGCCGCCATAGCGGCGGACGCGGATATTTGCTTGCTCGGCATGACCGACGAAGCCTTCCATGTGGCACAGGCGCGACGCATACGCGCCGATCATGGTTGAGGCTTCGTCGGTCAGGACTTTCTGGTAGGTGCAGGTCTTGAGGAACTTCCCGACCCACAGCCCGCCGGTATAGCGCGCGGCCCGCAATGTCGGCAGCGTGTGGTTGGTGCCGATCACCTTGTCCCCGAAGGCGACATTGGTGCGCGCGCCAAGAAACAGCGCGCCATAGTTCGTCATGTTGTTCAGGAAATAGTCGGGATCGGCGGTCATCACCTGCACATGTTCCGAGGCCACGCGATCACCCTCGGCCACCATCTCGTCCAGCGTGTCGCAGAGGATGATCTCGCCGTAATCCTCCCATGCCTTGCGTGCGATCTCAGCGGTGGGCAAGATCGTCAGCAGGCGCTCGATCTCGCGCAGCGTGTCACGGGCCAGCTTTTCGGAATTGGTGATCATCACTGCCGGCGAGTTCGCGCCGTGCTCGGCCTGACCCAACAGATCGGTGGCGCAGATCTCGCCGTCCACGCTGTCGTCGGCGATGACCAGCGTCTCGGTCGGGCCGGCGAAGAGGTCGATGCCGACCTTGCCGAAGAGCAACCGCTTGGCCTCGGCGACATAGGCGTTGCCGGGACCGGCCAGCATGTCCACTGGGGCTATGCTTTCGGTGCCGTAGCCCATGGCGGCGATTGCCTGCACGCCGCCGAGGCAATAGATCTCTTCCGCGCCGGCCAGCGCCTGTGCCGCGACGATCTTTTCGGCGATCCGGCCCTTGAAGGGCGGGGCGCAGGTGATGACGCGCTGGCATCCGGCGACCTTGGCAGTCAGCACGGTCATATGAGCCGAGGCCAGCAGCGGATATTTCCCGCCCGGCACATAACAGCCGACATTCTGGATTGGCACGTTCTTGTGGCCGAGGATGACGCCTGGCAGGGTCTCGACCTCGAGGTCCAACATGGTATCCCGCTGGGCCTGGGCGAAATTGCGGATCTGTTCCTGCGCGAAATCCAGATCGTGGCGTTCCTGTTTGGTCAGTCCGTTGACGCAACCCGCGATTTCGGCCTCGGTCAAGCGATAGCTGTCCCGATCGAGCCCGTCGAATTTGATGCTGAGTGCGCGCACGGCCTTGTCACCACCTTCGGCGACCTGTGCCAGAAGGGCGCGGACGGCCTCGGTGACGGAGGGATCGGTCTGGTCGCCTTGCGTGAGGCGCGCGGTCTTCACATGCCGGATCATGGCAAATCTACCTCTGGGGGTGGAAACCTTGCGGCCACCCAAGCTGATTTCTGGAATAGGATGAAAGGCAGGGGGCGGGGGCGGCCGGGGTCACCCCCAGCAAGATCAGAGCATTTGCTCTTTAGCGCGCATTTCGGCGTAGGCCGCTTGCTCCTTCTCGTAATAAGCGGGCGAAGGAAAGTCCCACCAGCCAGTGGCGAAGGGGCCCGCCGCATCGCGCGACACCATCACCTCAACCAGCGTCGGGCCATCTGTGTTCAGTGCGGCCTCTAGGGCGGGTTCCAGATCCTCGTCCTTCTCCACTTTCCACGCGTCGAGGCCGAAAGCGCGGGCGGTGGCGGCGATGTCAGCGGAATATGGTTCGCCGTTGCCGGCATGGTGGTTAAATTCGGACGCGATGTGACGACCCATGAACTTGCGCTGGCCGCCGCGGATCGACATGTAGCCCTGGTTGTTCAGCACCAGGAAGACCACGTTGATGCCGTTCATCACGGCGGTGCCCATTTCGGGCAGCGACATCATGAAGTCGCCGTCGCCGACGATGGCCACGACCTTCTTGTCGGGGCAGGCCAGCTTGGCGCCCATGGCGGCCGGAACTGCCCAGCCCATCGGCGAGAACGAGCCCGAGGTAAGATGGGTGCGCGGCTCGTAGACCGGGAAGCTCTGCTTCACTGCGCCCTGCGTGTTGCCCGAGCCGACCACGACGATCCCGTCGCGCGGCAGCACCTTGCGCAGCGCGACCAGCGGCCGCTGCGAGGTAAAAGGGGTCTCGCGGCTGTTCTCGCGCGGTTCGACCTGTGCGTGCCAGTCGGCCTTGGCCTTTTGCACCTCGGCGTGGAAATCGGCGTTGCGGTCGCGCAGCGCAGTGGCGTCGGCATCGCTGATCGCCTCCAGCAGCTGGCCAAGCGCGATCTTCGCGTCCGAGACGATGCCGACCTCGGTCGGATAGGTCTTGCCGATCTCGCGCGGGTCCAGGTCGATATGGATCAGCTTGCCGGGCGGGAAGCTGAAGGACACGCCCTTGGCATAGGACGAGGCCGACCAGTCGGTGAAGCGGCAGCCCACCGAGACCACCACATCGGCCGAGGCGGTGATCTGGTTGCCGCAGGTGGTGCCGGTCTGGCCGACGGCGCCGATGAACAACTCGTTGTCCTCGGCGATGGCACCCTTGCCGTTCCAGGTGATGGACACGGCTGCGCCCAGCTTTTCGGCCAGCGCGGTCAGTTCGGCCGACGCATCGGCGGTGATCGCCCCGCCGCCGGCGACGATCACCGGGCGGCGGGCCGACAGCAGGACCTTGGCGGCCGCCTCGATCGCCTTGGGATCGGGATAAGCGACTCCGACGGGCAGGCGCTTGTCCAGCGGGTGGATGGTGACCTCCTCGGCCTCGACCTGAACATCCATCGGGACTTCGACATGAACCGGGCCGGGGCGGCCGGTCAGCATCTCGCTGAAGGCGCGGTGCATGATCGAGGGCAGCGTCCTGACCGAATGGGCCTGCCAGGCGCGCTTGGTCACCTGTTCGGTGATGCGCGGGAAGGCGTTGTCCTGCTGACGCTCGATCTCCTGCATGGTGCCGTGGCCCTGCATGTAGGTCTGCGGCGAGCCGGAGACATAGAACACCGCCGTCGAATCGGTATAGGCGGTCGCCAGGCCGATGATCGTGTTCGCCGCCCCCGGCCCGACCGAGGTCGAGCAGGCCATCGGCTTGCCGCAGGCGCGATAATAGCCATCCGCCATATGGACGGCACTCTGCTCGTGCATGACCTGGATGAAGGGGATCTCGGAGCCTTCCTGCAGGAAGGCGTCGAACAGCGACCAGATGCCGTGGCCCGGCACGCCCGCGACATATTCGACGCCGTATTCCTTCAGCGCACGCGCTACGACTTGTCCACCGGTAAGCTTCATGAGATTCCCCGTCTGGTTGCTGCACCCTTGGCATGGCGGTGCAAATCTGCGTTCAACTGCCAGCATGCTGCGGCCTTGACGAATTTGTCGCAATTTCGCATTCATTCGTTTCATGACGCAGACTGACGCACGGTCTGCGCAAGGATCTGGAGATGACCCGGTCAGACCTTACCCACGACCCCGCCGACCGCATGGCGAATTTCGCCGCAAACCTGCGCCTGCTTTGCGACCGGCAGGGCTCGATCTCGCAGATCTGCCGCAAGCTCGGCATCAATCGGCAGCAGTTCAACAAATACCTGTCGGGCCGCCACATGCCCTCGTCGGGCAACACACGCCTGATCGCGAATTTCTTCGGCCTCGGCCCCGACATCCTGTTCAGCGAACATGAGCGTTTCCGCGCTCTGGTCGACGGCAACTTCTTCGACGTGCTGGACCATCTGCGCCGGGCGCCGCAGGTCGCGCGCTTTCTCGATACGGTGGCGGTCTCGACCAAGATCGACATGGGGGAATATGTCGGCTGCTATGACCGCTACCAGTATTCCTCGATCTACGCGCGCAAGATCCTGCGCTCGGCCTTCTGCATCTTCCAAAGCGGGGATTTCCTGAACCACTATTACGTCGAGCGTTTTCCCAGCTACGACGACCCGTCGCGCACCGAATACATCTTCAAGTATCACGGCTTCACCTTCCCGGTAGAGGACCGCGTCTTCACCATCGACTTCGAGACGGTGCAGCGCAACGAATTCACCTTTGGCATCTTCTCGACCGTGCAGCGCAGCGCCAAGCGCTTCATGTTCGGCATCGTCAGCGGTGTCGCGGCGACGATGTTTCGCCAGCCCTTCTCGACCCGCGCGGTGCTGCATTACCGCCGCCCCGGTTTGCTGAGCCGGGCGGAGCTGCAGGCGACCACGACGCTGGACATGAACGATGCCTCGATCCCCCGCGAGGCGCGCGAATATCTGGGCGAAAGCCCCGACATGATCAAGCCGGTCTGAACCGACGCACGCGATGCCTGGAACTGCGCCAGTCTGCGTCAGTTTTGCGGTGGTCGCGCAATGGTCTGGAAGGTCTTTCCGTGCTGTCCTTGCGCCATATCCAGCATCCTCGGGGACATCACCATGCACAACCAGATCCGCGACCTTGCCTTTGCCGACGAGTTCATTAAGGCGCAGCTCGTTGAAAATCCTAAGGATTACCTGGTCGAGGACGCCGTCGTCGTCAACCTGTCGCCCGAACCGCTGGTGACCGGCACCGATCATCCCGCCATCGTCCCGGCGTGGAAGTCGACCTGGCTCAGGGGCGGGACGATTCGCTCGGGCGAGCGGGCCGCGATCATCAAGGTGCTCAAGCCCACAAACCTCGGTGGCTGCATGTTCCGCGGCTGGGACTGGCTCGGCAACCGGATCAAGAGCTTTCCGCGCGACACGCCGCTGTTCATCTCGGCCCAGGACAGCATCGGCCTGGTCACGACCGACCCCCATGTCTTTACCAACGAACGCCGCACGGCCGAGGAACCGCAGGAGTTCGAGCTGAAGCTGAACCTGTGGTGGTCGCCGGGCGATACGGATTGCTTCATCCATAACGAGCATCCCTTTCTTGAGGTGCATACCCAGATCCACGGCCTCGGCCGGATGCAGAAATTCGCCGAACGCGACGAGAATACCCTCTACGAGGATGTGATCATGCCGACCGGCTATTCGCATGATCCGTTCTGCCGCGTGACCGGCCCGAACCAATGGACCTATCCATGGCACCGCTACTACGCCGACACCGATTCCGTCTGGCTGGCGGTCGAGCTGCACCCCAAGGGCTGACAGGCACCAAGGAGGCGCAATGATTTCCGGCGAATCCTGGATCCGCATCGAAAGCGATGAACTGGGCAGCCGCCGGCTGCCGGGCGAGGCGCTCTATGGCATCAACACGCTGCGCGCGGCCGAGAACTTCCCGGTCTCGGGCATGAAGATCGGGTCGCTGGCGCCGCTGATCCGCGCCATGGCGCTGACGAAAAAGGCGGCAGCAGCGGCGAATTACCGGCTGGGCAAGCTGTCGGCGCGCAAGGCCGAGGTGATCGGCCGGGTTTGCGACGAATTGATGGCCGGCCAGCATGCCGGTCATTTCGTCATCGATGTGTTCCAGGGCGGCGGCGGCACCTCCAGCCACATGAACCTGAACGAGGTGATCGCCAATCGCGGGCTGGAGCTGATGGGCCGCGCCTGCGGCCAGTATGAGCACCTGCATCCGATCCGCGACGTCAACCGCTCGCAATCCACCACCGACGTCCATGCCACGGCGCTGCGCATCGCGCTGATGCAGGGCGCGCCTGGGCTGGAACGGGCGCTGCTGGCGCTGGCCGAAGCCTTTGCCGGAAAGGCGCAGGAATTCGGCGGCATCCTCAAGCTGGCGCGCACCCATCTGCAGGACGCGGCGCCGATGACCCTGGGCGAAGAGTTCCACGCCTTCTCGACCGCGCTGCGGCACGAGGCGGCACGGATCTGGCCGGCCTCGCAAGGCCTGGCGGGGCTGAACCTGGGCGGCACCATGGTCGGCACCGGCCTGGCCGCGCAGCCGGATTTCGCCGAGACGGTGATCGCCGAGTTGCAGCGCCTGACCGAACTGCCCCTGCGCCGCGACGACGATCTGGTCTGTGCGGCCTGGAACAGCGCTGGCCTGGTGCAGTTCTCATCGCTCTTGCGCGGCATCGCGGTGACGCTTTCCAAGATCGCCAACGACCTGCGCCTGCTGTCCAGCGGTCCGCGCGGCGGCATCGGCGAGATCGCCCTTCCCGCCGTCCAGCCCGGGTCGCCGCTGATCGCGGGCAAGGTCAATCCCGTGATCCCGGAAATGGTCAGCCAGGTTGCCTTTCACGTTGCCGGGGCCGATGTCGCCGTTGGTATGGCGGCCGAGGCCGGGCAGTTGCAACGCAACGCCTTCGTGCCGCTGATGGCGCATTGCCTGTTGACCAGCCTGGGCATGATCGAGAGCGCCGCCCGCATCTTTGCCGAACGCTGCGTGCAGGACATTCGGGCGGTGCCCGAGGCTTGCGCCGGCAATCTGTCGGCACCCGGCACCCTTGCCGCCGGGCTGGTGCCCCTGGTCGGGCACGAGGCCGCCGCCGATATCGCCGAGGCGGTCGCCAGAGGCGAGGATCTGGACGCGCTCTTGCGCGCGCGAGGCTTGGCGCCGGGCGATCCGGCCGACTGAATTCAACCCGCAAAGAAACCTGAGATGTGCCTGGAGGCCGATGCCCATGCCGTGCTGTTGCCGGCGATTGACGACCTGATGCTGACCGATCCGATGGCGCGTTTCCTGGATCAGGGCGGCCGCGCCCTTCTGATCGGTGAAACGCGGGCGGAATATGTCGCGCGACGCATGTCGGATGCCCGCTGCCGGGGTGAAAGCGCCGACAAGTTGCGCGCACTGACC
This Paracoccus pantotrophus DNA region includes the following protein-coding sequences:
- the hisD gene encoding histidinol dehydrogenase, with product MIRHVKTARLTQGDQTDPSVTEAVRALLAQVAEGGDKAVRALSIKFDGLDRDSYRLTEAEIAGCVNGLTKQERHDLDFAQEQIRNFAQAQRDTMLDLEVETLPGVILGHKNVPIQNVGCYVPGGKYPLLASAHMTVLTAKVAGCQRVITCAPPFKGRIAEKIVAAQALAGAEEIYCLGGVQAIAAMGYGTESIAPVDMLAGPGNAYVAEAKRLLFGKVGIDLFAGPTETLVIADDSVDGEICATDLLGQAEHGANSPAVMITNSEKLARDTLREIERLLTILPTAEIARKAWEDYGEIILCDTLDEMVAEGDRVASEHVQVMTADPDYFLNNMTNYGALFLGARTNVAFGDKVIGTNHTLPTLRAARYTGGLWVGKFLKTCTYQKVLTDEASTMIGAYASRLCHMEGFVGHAEQANIRVRRYGGRNVEYGAAVEA
- a CDS encoding aspartate ammonia-lyase, which gives rise to MISGESWIRIESDELGSRRLPGEALYGINTLRAAENFPVSGMKIGSLAPLIRAMALTKKAAAAANYRLGKLSARKAEVIGRVCDELMAGQHAGHFVIDVFQGGGGTSSHMNLNEVIANRGLELMGRACGQYEHLHPIRDVNRSQSTTDVHATALRIALMQGAPGLERALLALAEAFAGKAQEFGGILKLARTHLQDAAPMTLGEEFHAFSTALRHEAARIWPASQGLAGLNLGGTMVGTGLAAQPDFAETVIAELQRLTELPLRRDDDLVCAAWNSAGLVQFSSLLRGIAVTLSKIANDLRLLSSGPRGGIGEIALPAVQPGSPLIAGKVNPVIPEMVSQVAFHVAGADVAVGMAAEAGQLQRNAFVPLMAHCLLTSLGMIESAARIFAERCVQDIRAVPEACAGNLSAPGTLAAGLVPLVGHEAAADIAEAVARGEDLDALLRARGLAPGDPAD
- a CDS encoding helix-turn-helix domain-containing protein, whose protein sequence is MTRSDLTHDPADRMANFAANLRLLCDRQGSISQICRKLGINRQQFNKYLSGRHMPSSGNTRLIANFFGLGPDILFSEHERFRALVDGNFFDVLDHLRRAPQVARFLDTVAVSTKIDMGEYVGCYDRYQYSSIYARKILRSAFCIFQSGDFLNHYYVERFPSYDDPSRTEYIFKYHGFTFPVEDRVFTIDFETVQRNEFTFGIFSTVQRSAKRFMFGIVSGVAATMFRQPFSTRAVLHYRRPGLLSRAELQATTTLDMNDASIPREAREYLGESPDMIKPV
- a CDS encoding thiamine pyrophosphate-binding protein, translating into MKLTGGQVVARALKEYGVEYVAGVPGHGIWSLFDAFLQEGSEIPFIQVMHEQSAVHMADGYYRACGKPMACSTSVGPGAANTIIGLATAYTDSTAVFYVSGSPQTYMQGHGTMQEIERQQDNAFPRITEQVTKRAWQAHSVRTLPSIMHRAFSEMLTGRPGPVHVEVPMDVQVEAEEVTIHPLDKRLPVGVAYPDPKAIEAAAKVLLSARRPVIVAGGGAITADASAELTALAEKLGAAVSITWNGKGAIAEDNELFIGAVGQTGTTCGNQITASADVVVSVGCRFTDWSASSYAKGVSFSFPPGKLIHIDLDPREIGKTYPTEVGIVSDAKIALGQLLEAISDADATALRDRNADFHAEVQKAKADWHAQVEPRENSRETPFTSQRPLVALRKVLPRDGIVVVGSGNTQGAVKQSFPVYEPRTHLTSGSFSPMGWAVPAAMGAKLACPDKKVVAIVGDGDFMMSLPEMGTAVMNGINVVFLVLNNQGYMSIRGGQRKFMGRHIASEFNHHAGNGEPYSADIAATARAFGLDAWKVEKDEDLEPALEAALNTDGPTLVEVMVSRDAAGPFATGWWDFPSPAYYEKEQAAYAEMRAKEQML